In Alteromonas mediterranea DE, a single genomic region encodes these proteins:
- a CDS encoding DUF3310 domain-containing protein, which translates to MSHYDDLLQEMVNDHTKPVHDPVNNPKHYDLFPDQQAIDVIRAALTPEEFAGYCKGNALKYRLRAGNKDKLQQDIDKSEWYRNKLFETPLVDDQVVK; encoded by the coding sequence ATGAGCCATTATGATGATCTCCTACAAGAGATGGTGAATGACCATACTAAACCCGTGCACGACCCGGTTAATAATCCAAAGCATTACGATTTGTTTCCAGACCAGCAGGCCATTGACGTTATTCGCGCGGCCTTAACTCCTGAAGAGTTTGCCGGTTACTGCAAAGGTAACGCACTCAAATACAGGCTCCGCGCCGGTAACAAAGACAAACTACAGCAGGACATCGACAAATCCGAGTGGTACAGAAACAAGCTGTTTGAAACTCCGCTTGTCGATGATCAAGTTGTCAAGTAA